From Thermoflavifilum aggregans, a single genomic window includes:
- a CDS encoding mechanosensitive ion channel family protein — MSLAITTDKEVDMLFDQAIEQMREALHLPYWAWDMLVLLLAVLLGILLKIFISWILRRTANREAPFSFYLTAIRYLGRPFAYFLPLLLVRLSLPFLYMPHDYRYPVGKVLQIGIIIVVAWIIINGFRVVEAYVGYKFDVHAADNFKARKIHTQLQFLHRVFSVVIILLAIAAILLSFKSVRNIGTGLLAGVGVSSIIIGFAAQNMLSNLFAGLQIAFAQPMRIDDIVVVEGEWGTIEEITLTYVVVKIWDLRRLVLPITYFTQKPFQNWSRTSTDLIGTVFIYADYTLPVEAIRSELDRLLEHHPLWDGKVKSVQVTDTTEHTMQIRILVSASDSSKTFDLRCDIREKIIRFLQEQYPQCLPRARAELYPLPASDKPAEKLTP, encoded by the coding sequence ATGTCGCTGGCAATCACTACTGACAAAGAAGTAGATATGTTGTTTGATCAGGCGATTGAGCAAATGCGCGAGGCTTTGCATTTGCCTTACTGGGCATGGGATATGCTGGTGTTGCTGCTGGCTGTATTACTTGGAATTTTGCTGAAAATATTCATCAGTTGGATCCTCAGGCGTACGGCCAATCGCGAGGCTCCGTTTTCATTTTATTTAACCGCTATCCGTTATCTCGGACGACCTTTTGCCTATTTTCTACCACTGCTACTAGTGAGATTATCTCTTCCTTTTTTATACATGCCGCATGATTATCGGTATCCGGTTGGTAAAGTGCTTCAGATTGGTATTATCATCGTCGTTGCTTGGATTATTATCAATGGATTCCGTGTGGTGGAAGCTTATGTGGGTTACAAGTTTGATGTGCATGCGGCAGATAATTTCAAGGCTAGAAAGATTCATACCCAGTTGCAGTTTCTGCATCGTGTATTCAGTGTAGTTATTATTCTGCTAGCTATTGCTGCCATATTGCTTAGTTTCAAAAGCGTACGCAACATCGGTACGGGGTTGCTAGCTGGCGTGGGTGTAAGCAGCATCATCATTGGTTTTGCTGCACAGAATATGTTATCCAATTTATTTGCTGGCCTGCAGATCGCTTTTGCACAGCCCATGCGAATAGATGATATTGTGGTTGTGGAAGGAGAATGGGGAACAATTGAAGAAATTACGCTGACCTATGTGGTGGTGAAGATATGGGATTTGCGCCGGCTGGTGCTTCCCATCACGTATTTTACACAAAAACCTTTTCAAAACTGGTCGCGTACATCCACTGATCTCATTGGTACTGTATTCATTTATGCCGATTATACTTTGCCTGTAGAGGCTATCCGCAGTGAGCTGGATCGTTTGCTGGAGCATCATCCGCTGTGGGATGGAAAAGTGAAGTCGGTCCAGGTGACCGATACAACGGAACATACCATGCAGATCCGGATTCTGGTGAGTGCTTCAGATTCCAGCAAAACTTTTGATCTGCGCTGCGATATCCGGGAAAAAATCATTCGTTTTTTACAGGAACAATATCCGCAATGCTTGCCTCGCGCACGTGCCGAACTCTATCCTTTGCCGGCTTCCGATAAGCCTGCTGAAAAATTGACACCCTAA
- a CDS encoding glycosyltransferase family 4 protein: MKLHIAQVAPLYESVPPKLYGGTERIVAYLTDALIAKGHQVTLFASGDSHTKAELVSHLEEAIRLNPAVKDPMAHHIIQMADVAARAHEFDIIHFHTDYLHFPLSDLLHKPHVTTLHGRLDLPDLPYVYRRFAHQPVISISYSQRKPLPFARWVGNVYHGLPKDLYRPGKGDGGYVAFIGRISPEKRADLAIEIAAQAGYPIYIAAKIDKADEEYFEKSIRHLFDLPHVHYIGEIGDADKNEFLEKAKALLFPIDWPEPFGLVMIEAMACGTPVIAFNRGSVPEVIDHGVTGFIVHHVEEAVEALRNINSLDRTQIRRVFESRFTSDIMAENYLQIYHQLCGHKPSERRVFPASAQPEKNFQLQSA; the protein is encoded by the coding sequence ATGAAACTCCATATTGCACAGGTTGCACCTTTGTACGAATCCGTGCCGCCCAAACTATATGGTGGAACGGAACGCATTGTGGCCTATCTGACAGATGCTTTGATTGCAAAAGGCCATCAGGTAACTTTGTTTGCCAGCGGAGATTCCCATACAAAGGCAGAACTGGTGAGCCATCTGGAAGAAGCTATTCGTTTAAATCCTGCTGTAAAAGACCCCATGGCTCATCATATCATTCAAATGGCAGATGTGGCAGCGCGTGCGCATGAGTTTGACATCATTCATTTTCATACCGATTATCTGCATTTTCCATTGTCTGATCTGCTGCACAAACCACATGTAACTACCTTACACGGGCGATTGGATTTACCTGATCTGCCCTATGTTTACCGCCGTTTCGCCCATCAGCCGGTGATTTCTATTTCCTATTCCCAGCGCAAGCCACTGCCTTTCGCCCGCTGGGTAGGCAATGTATATCATGGTCTGCCAAAGGATTTGTATCGTCCGGGCAAAGGCGATGGAGGTTATGTGGCGTTTATCGGCAGAATATCCCCTGAAAAACGAGCTGATCTGGCTATTGAAATTGCAGCACAGGCTGGTTATCCGATTTATATTGCTGCCAAGATTGATAAGGCTGATGAAGAATATTTTGAAAAATCCATCAGACATTTATTTGACCTGCCGCATGTGCATTATATCGGTGAAATCGGTGATGCTGATAAAAACGAATTTTTGGAAAAAGCAAAAGCGTTGCTGTTCCCTATTGACTGGCCTGAACCATTTGGCCTGGTGATGATTGAAGCTATGGCATGCGGTACACCTGTGATCGCATTTAACCGGGGTTCAGTGCCGGAAGTTATTGATCATGGAGTAACCGGATTTATTGTGCATCATGTAGAGGAAGCCGTGGAAGCTTTACGAAATATAAATTCACTGGATCGCACACAAATCAGGCGGGTGTTTGAATCCCGCTTTACTTCCGATATCATGGCTGAAAATTACCTGCAAATCTATCATCAGCTGTGCGGACACAAGCCATCAGAACGCAGGGTATTCCCGGCATCGGCACAGCCGGAAAAAAATTTTCAGCTGCAATCAGCCTGA
- the hemC gene encoding hydroxymethylbilane synthase, with protein MMPELLRIGTRNSELARWQATQVQELLARQGLKSVLVPVESQGDRDQHTPLYAMGVQGVFTRHLDQALLARDIDLAVHSLKDVPVQPAKGICLGAILPRGAAEDVLICRETAWLEDARVQATIATGSIRRRAAWLHRYPNHQVVDLRGNIPTRLRKFRESSWQGALFAHAALERLAISLQPDEKMIALPWVIPAPGQGAIAVAVREEDAELRELCAVRLNDPHTALCVNMERAFLQAMEGGCSTPICAYARIEAALPAGESTEETFSVIFTAQVLSPDGSRKLDIELKKNFQSREIVSQADKLVNDMAREAAENLLSRGAKDLLRSSHRSSNPNLDL; from the coding sequence ATGATGCCTGAACTTTTACGCATTGGCACCCGAAACAGTGAGCTGGCGAGGTGGCAGGCCACGCAGGTTCAGGAACTGCTTGCCCGGCAGGGACTGAAAAGCGTGCTGGTGCCGGTAGAAAGCCAGGGCGACCGTGATCAGCACACTCCGCTCTATGCTATGGGTGTGCAGGGTGTATTTACCCGTCATCTGGATCAGGCCTTGCTGGCACGTGATATTGACCTGGCCGTGCATTCGCTGAAAGATGTGCCGGTACAGCCAGCAAAAGGTATCTGTCTGGGAGCTATATTGCCGCGCGGGGCCGCAGAGGATGTGCTGATCTGCCGGGAAACGGCCTGGCTGGAAGATGCGCGCGTACAGGCTACCATTGCCACTGGCAGCATCCGACGGCGGGCAGCCTGGCTGCACCGCTATCCGAATCATCAGGTGGTGGATCTTCGCGGCAATATTCCGACACGACTCCGCAAATTCCGGGAAAGCAGCTGGCAAGGAGCGCTGTTTGCTCATGCGGCGCTGGAACGACTGGCCATTTCCCTGCAGCCGGACGAAAAAATGATTGCCCTTCCCTGGGTAATACCGGCTCCCGGCCAGGGTGCCATCGCCGTGGCTGTGCGGGAAGAAGATGCAGAACTGCGCGAACTTTGCGCTGTCCGGCTCAATGATCCGCATACAGCTTTGTGTGTAAACATGGAGCGAGCATTTCTGCAAGCCATGGAGGGCGGATGTTCTACTCCCATCTGCGCCTATGCCCGGATAGAGGCTGCATTGCCAGCAGGCGAATCAACCGAGGAAACATTTTCTGTGATTTTCACGGCTCAGGTGCTCAGTCCGGATGGTAGCCGGAAGCTGGATATTGAACTGAAAAAAAACTTTCAAAGCCGGGAAATTGTTTCACAGGCCGATAAGCTGGTTAATGACATGGCTCGGGAAGCAGCTGAAAATTTGCTGTCCAGAGGAGCAAAAGACTTGTTGCGCAGCAGCCATCGTTCTTCAAATCCGAATCTTGACCTATGA
- a CDS encoding amylo-alpha-1,6-glucosidase, whose translation MNRVEKNLVNKQETASKYAILAATTYADDRVKVLNRTDTFGIFDRWGDILPLPDGIHGLYHRDTRYIHHLQLQLNDTRPLLLSSTVREENESLSVDLTNQELRDEAGYRIPKGSIHIRRSQFIRNGIFYEKLEFMNYHHQVCSLVCMLSFSADFRDIFEVRGLKRQARGKLLAPFSPEPNQLILGYEGLDKIRRYAIIDFEKNVPHLRLQEPLAAVFPLTLQPGRQHVLEYNISFREDSLQRIGTDHGEALKHLQLQLQEVRESFPEIFTSNEQFNNWVNRSKTDLVSLTATTPYGKYPYAGVPWYNTAFGRDGLITAYETLWLLPELSRDVLFFLAAHQADATDKATEAEPGKILHEMRHGEMVNLHEVPFQRYYGTIDATPLFVMLAGAYYERTADMAAVQKLWPHIQRAMEWIVQYGDRDGDGFLEYFSQNQHGLSNQGWKDSFDAIMHADGRLARAPIALCEVQGYAYAAFQSAARLAHLMQQPHLAETWENKATQLKKQFNERFWDDALQAYVLALDAEKKPCRVMSSNAGQVLFTGIADPEKAAVLAKRLLQPDMFSGWGIRTLSSKEVRYNPMSYHNGSVWPHDVALIANGLARYGYQQQMLALLTGLFDASLFIELQRLPELFCGFERRKGEGPTAYPVACSPQAWSVAAVFLLIQSMLHIEIHAPARRLYFHKPVLPEYLNYVRIQHLPLSYQQWCSFTVYRYQANDAVGIQFLEKPEDWEVIIVQ comes from the coding sequence ATGAATCGGGTAGAAAAAAATCTGGTCAACAAACAGGAAACAGCAAGCAAATATGCCATCCTGGCTGCTACTACATATGCCGACGATCGCGTGAAAGTATTGAACCGCACTGATACTTTCGGCATTTTTGATCGTTGGGGAGATATTTTACCATTGCCCGACGGCATTCATGGTCTGTACCATCGGGATACCCGATACATTCATCATCTCCAGCTGCAATTGAACGATACCCGCCCCTTGTTGCTCAGCTCTACTGTCCGGGAAGAAAATGAGAGTTTGTCTGTGGATCTCACCAATCAGGAACTGCGCGACGAAGCGGGTTATCGGATCCCCAAGGGCTCCATTCACATTCGCCGCAGTCAGTTTATCCGGAATGGTATTTTTTATGAAAAGCTCGAGTTCATGAATTATCATCATCAGGTCTGCAGCCTGGTGTGTATGCTTTCGTTCAGCGCTGATTTCAGGGATATTTTTGAGGTGCGTGGCCTGAAGCGGCAGGCCAGGGGGAAGCTTCTGGCGCCATTTTCGCCGGAACCGAATCAGCTTATTCTGGGATATGAGGGTCTGGATAAGATTCGCCGGTATGCCATCATTGATTTTGAAAAAAATGTGCCCCATCTGCGGCTGCAGGAGCCCTTGGCAGCAGTGTTTCCATTGACCCTGCAACCCGGCCGGCAACATGTTCTGGAATATAACATTTCTTTCCGCGAGGATTCCCTGCAAAGAATCGGCACCGATCATGGGGAAGCTCTCAAACACCTGCAATTGCAGCTGCAGGAGGTACGGGAAAGTTTTCCTGAAATTTTCACTTCCAATGAACAGTTTAACAACTGGGTAAATCGTTCCAAAACCGATTTGGTATCTCTTACGGCCACCACGCCCTACGGAAAATATCCGTATGCGGGTGTGCCGTGGTACAATACGGCTTTCGGGAGGGACGGATTGATTACCGCCTATGAAACGTTGTGGCTGCTTCCGGAATTATCCAGGGATGTATTGTTTTTTCTGGCGGCGCATCAGGCCGATGCCACTGATAAAGCCACAGAGGCTGAGCCGGGTAAGATCCTGCATGAGATGCGGCATGGGGAAATGGTGAATTTGCACGAGGTACCTTTTCAGCGTTACTATGGTACCATTGATGCTACGCCGCTATTTGTAATGCTGGCCGGAGCTTATTATGAACGTACAGCCGATATGGCTGCCGTGCAGAAACTCTGGCCGCATATACAGCGTGCCATGGAATGGATTGTGCAGTATGGGGATCGTGATGGAGATGGTTTTCTGGAATATTTTTCCCAAAATCAACATGGCCTTTCCAATCAAGGCTGGAAAGATTCGTTTGATGCCATCATGCATGCCGATGGGAGGCTGGCGCGGGCACCTATTGCTCTGTGTGAGGTGCAGGGTTATGCCTACGCTGCTTTTCAGTCGGCCGCCCGGCTGGCGCATCTGATGCAGCAACCGCATCTGGCTGAAACATGGGAGAACAAAGCCACGCAACTGAAAAAACAATTCAATGAACGCTTCTGGGATGATGCATTACAGGCCTATGTGCTGGCATTGGATGCTGAAAAGAAGCCCTGCAGGGTCATGAGTTCTAATGCCGGACAGGTGCTTTTTACAGGCATTGCTGATCCGGAAAAGGCAGCTGTGCTCGCAAAGCGGCTTTTGCAGCCTGATATGTTCAGCGGCTGGGGCATTCGCACCCTGTCAAGCAAGGAAGTGCGCTACAATCCTATGTCATATCACAATGGTTCGGTATGGCCGCACGATGTGGCGCTTATTGCCAACGGGCTGGCGCGCTATGGCTACCAGCAGCAGATGCTGGCCTTGCTGACTGGATTGTTTGATGCTTCCTTATTTATTGAGCTGCAACGGCTGCCGGAACTGTTCTGCGGATTTGAGCGACGTAAGGGAGAAGGGCCCACAGCCTATCCTGTGGCTTGTTCTCCTCAGGCATGGTCGGTAGCAGCCGTCTTTCTGCTTATCCAATCGATGTTGCATATTGAAATTCACGCGCCTGCCAGGCGTTTGTATTTCCATAAACCTGTACTCCCAGAATACCTGAATTATGTGCGGATTCAGCATCTGCCCCTTAGCTATCAACAGTGGTGCAGCTTTACGGTGTACCGCTACCAGGCCAATGACGCCGTGGGTATTCAGTTTTTGGAAAAACCGGAAGACTGGGAAGTGATTATCGTGCAGTAA
- the hemH gene encoding ferrochelatase produces the protein MADTSVTRAVLLMNLGSPSSLRVKDVKTYLHEFLMDERVIDYPYLFRKLLVDGIIVPFRAPCSAEAYSRIWWEEGSPLVVITKQLVAALSARVRVPVQWCMRYGTPRPDVAMDELVQHYPNLQEVLLIPLYPHYAMSSYETAVVYAQHWHRKKRYPFRLSVLKPFYDDADYIQVLSAHIRNFLKPDHHLLFSYHGVPERHIRKSDITKQHCLQQSDCCDVPSAAHAFCYRHQVIVTTRLVAHQLGLGANQYELSFQSRLGRDPWLKPYTAQRLQELPAEGKKRLLVVCPAFVSDCLETLEEIDQEGRKTFLENGGESFEMIPCLNTIPSWIALLQKWIDQFVSGDQTMLWNAQPIKQAV, from the coding sequence ATGGCCGACACATCTGTTACACGGGCAGTATTGCTGATGAATTTAGGTTCACCATCGTCTCTGCGGGTGAAGGATGTAAAAACCTATTTGCATGAATTTCTGATGGATGAGCGGGTTATAGATTATCCGTATCTGTTCAGAAAACTGTTGGTTGATGGTATTATTGTGCCTTTTCGTGCGCCGTGTTCGGCTGAGGCTTACAGCCGCATTTGGTGGGAGGAAGGCTCACCGCTCGTTGTGATAACCAAACAATTGGTTGCTGCACTGTCGGCCCGTGTGCGTGTGCCGGTGCAATGGTGCATGCGATATGGCACGCCCCGGCCCGATGTGGCCATGGATGAGCTTGTACAGCATTATCCCAATCTTCAGGAAGTTTTGCTCATTCCGCTCTATCCTCATTATGCCATGTCATCCTATGAAACAGCCGTAGTGTATGCTCAGCACTGGCATCGCAAAAAACGCTATCCTTTTCGGTTATCTGTGCTGAAACCTTTTTATGATGATGCCGATTATATTCAAGTATTGAGTGCACATATCCGGAATTTTCTCAAACCGGATCATCATTTGCTTTTCAGCTACCATGGCGTGCCTGAGCGGCATATTCGCAAATCAGATATTACAAAGCAACACTGTTTGCAGCAGTCGGATTGTTGTGATGTGCCTTCTGCTGCACATGCTTTTTGTTATCGCCATCAGGTGATCGTTACAACCAGGCTGGTGGCGCATCAGCTGGGGTTGGGAGCTAATCAATATGAATTAAGTTTTCAATCCAGATTGGGAAGAGATCCCTGGTTAAAGCCATACACCGCCCAACGGCTGCAGGAATTGCCGGCTGAAGGAAAAAAGCGGCTGCTGGTGGTTTGTCCGGCATTCGTTTCGGATTGCCTGGAAACTTTGGAAGAAATTGATCAGGAAGGCAGGAAAACGTTTTTGGAAAATGGGGGTGAATCGTTTGAAATGATTCCCTGCCTGAATACCATTCCATCGTGGATAGCCTTGCTGCAGAAATGGATTGATCAGTTTGTATCAGGTGATCAGACGATGTTATGGAATGCACAGCCAATCAAACAAGCGGTATAA
- the hemA gene encoding glutamyl-tRNA reductase — MSQKTHNGKILEHFFCCGINHTISDTSTRSLYAINHSQYQQLLDLAREKHLSELFVLSTCNRTEIYGFAPDAGSLMALVGEVSRGGKDLFAQIAYTYAGEDAVHHLFRVGAGLDSQILGDYEIIGQVKAAARFAKERGFLGSFTERLVNAVIQASKQIKNETALSAGTVSVSFAAVQWLLQTVDDITHKHILLVGAGKIGRSTCKNVIEYLNPAQVTLVNRTNDTAEAFAREHQIHFAPYDQLAVQIRQADIILVATNASCPTLLPSHFADGQPKIVIDLSIPENVHPDVRRFAHVKTVNVDELSRYKDETIQRRQQAVPEALAIIEKHQYDFLCWYRMRRYTEVLRALKHKLEQIHHQEMQHLKENLSYDQLSSRIIQKIIDQIACNLRKKSPQQAEIYLQSLQELLDLPFFPAENFITGFPSSASDRL, encoded by the coding sequence ATGAGCCAAAAAACACATAACGGGAAAATTCTCGAGCATTTTTTCTGTTGCGGAATCAATCACACCATCAGCGATACTTCTACCAGAAGCCTGTATGCCATCAATCATTCTCAATACCAGCAACTTCTGGATCTTGCCAGAGAAAAGCATCTTTCTGAATTATTTGTGCTTTCAACCTGCAACCGCACCGAGATCTATGGTTTTGCGCCTGATGCCGGTTCTCTGATGGCATTGGTGGGAGAGGTTTCCCGTGGTGGAAAAGATTTATTTGCACAAATTGCTTACACTTATGCAGGCGAAGATGCCGTGCATCATTTGTTTCGGGTAGGAGCCGGACTGGATTCTCAGATTTTGGGAGATTATGAAATTATTGGCCAAGTAAAGGCTGCAGCCCGTTTTGCGAAGGAAAGAGGATTTCTGGGTTCTTTTACTGAACGACTGGTGAATGCCGTGATTCAGGCTTCCAAACAAATTAAAAATGAAACTGCCCTGAGTGCAGGCACGGTTTCCGTTTCCTTCGCTGCCGTGCAATGGTTGTTACAGACTGTTGACGATATCACGCACAAACATATTTTATTGGTAGGTGCAGGTAAAATAGGCCGCAGTACCTGCAAAAACGTGATTGAATACCTGAATCCCGCACAGGTTACCCTGGTGAACCGAACCAACGACACTGCTGAAGCCTTTGCACGCGAACATCAGATTCATTTTGCACCTTATGACCAACTGGCTGTTCAGATCCGGCAGGCCGATATTATTCTGGTGGCTACCAATGCTTCCTGTCCCACATTGCTGCCTTCCCATTTTGCCGATGGGCAGCCGAAAATCGTCATTGATCTTTCCATTCCTGAAAATGTGCATCCGGATGTTCGCCGGTTTGCACATGTGAAAACAGTAAACGTAGATGAGCTTTCCCGCTATAAGGATGAAACCATTCAGCGACGACAGCAGGCTGTGCCCGAAGCGCTGGCGATCATTGAGAAACACCAGTATGATTTTCTGTGTTGGTATCGTATGCGCAGATATACCGAGGTGCTGCGGGCATTGAAACACAAGCTGGAGCAAATTCACCACCAGGAAATGCAGCACCTTAAGGAAAATCTCAGCTACGATCAGCTCTCCTCCCGCATCATCCAGAAAATCATTGACCAGATAGCCTGCAACCTTCGCAAAAAAAGTCCCCAGCAAGCCGAAATATATCTTCAGTCACTCCAGGAATTACTTGATCTTCCGTTTTTCCCGGCCGAAAATTTTATAACCGGATTTCCATCTTCTGCATCTGATCGGTTATGA
- a CDS encoding nucleoside deaminase, whose protein sequence is METADIKFMKEAIACAREGLQKRAGGPFGAVIVKDQQIIARGYNRVLIDRDPTAHAEIVAIREACKKLHDFQLHGCDLYTTCEPCPMCLGAIYWARPNRIIFACTREDAARVQFDDAFIYEEIQKPLDKRAIPMLSLGRDEAITLFHQWEQMEDKIRY, encoded by the coding sequence ATGGAAACAGCAGACATAAAGTTTATGAAAGAAGCCATTGCCTGTGCGCGAGAAGGCCTGCAAAAGCGGGCTGGTGGGCCATTTGGAGCCGTAATTGTAAAAGATCAGCAAATCATCGCACGGGGATATAACCGGGTATTGATAGATCGTGATCCAACCGCTCATGCAGAAATAGTAGCCATCCGCGAAGCCTGCAAAAAGCTGCATGATTTTCAGCTGCACGGCTGTGATTTATATACCACCTGTGAACCTTGCCCCATGTGTCTGGGTGCCATTTACTGGGCACGACCCAACAGAATTATTTTTGCCTGCACCCGTGAAGACGCTGCACGGGTTCAATTTGATGATGCATTTATTTATGAAGAAATTCAAAAGCCTTTGGATAAACGGGCTATCCCCATGCTCAGCCTGGGACGGGATGAAGCAATAACGCTTTTTCATCAATGGGAACAAATGGAAGATAAAATCAGATATTGA